Proteins encoded together in one Amblyomma americanum isolate KBUSLIRL-KWMA chromosome 1, ASM5285725v1, whole genome shotgun sequence window:
- the LOC144132250 gene encoding uncharacterized protein LOC144132250 gives MSEMASPCEEDIRAAAAEADESLDATLVADGSEASQSDDSVSVESAPSSSATMTPEKATTDRSLSDGRLVRAAEPDLPEALVRRLEDRIIDRTRHLDDHLRDMHIELSLTQHTFMGEMQTTLQEVFDEVLALRTIIDEMRQPI, from the exons ATGTCCGAGATGGCGTCACCATGCGAGGAGGACATTCgggcagcagctgcagaagcag ACGAGTCATTGGACGCAACCCTGGTGGCCGACGGCAGTGAAGCATCGCAGAGCGATGACTCAGTCAGTGTGGAATCAGCTCCGAGCAGCTCTGCTACTATGACTCCCGAGAAGGCCACTACGGATCGAAGCCTGTCTGACGGACGCCTGGTGAGAGCTGCTGAGCCTGACCTGCCG GAAGCCCTGGTGCGTCGGCTGGAGGACAGGATCATTGATCGGACTCGCCACCTGGACGACCACCTACGAGACATGCACATTGAGCTGAGCCTCACGCAACACACGTTCATG GGGGAAATGCAGACCACGTTGCAGGAAGTTTTCGATGAAGTTCTTGCGCTGCGAACCATCATCGATGAAATGCGGCAACCCATCTAG